tagccaataagtacagtttattctttaaagttttccttGTTTCACTTCTTGACAGTTccaacccctcttcactaaaaattaattatctatttgTACAGAATTTGTATGATATTTccgtttatttatattaaaatagactcattcaggattttaaacatataaatttaagttcataattattttcttcaatttttatgattttccaaagtcagaataggggaacccaaattcattctgaccttgtctcacaaaatttattatatctcatgatttacaattccattgcttacactgtttcttctatgagaaactagactcaataagatttaatttcatgttttattcattctctaattcgatttccacaatttatggtgatttttcaaagttaacctactgctgttgtccaaaaatgttttagtgcaaaatattgattactaagtttataacactcttattccctttctctataatatttcccatcactttctcttattttccttcactaatatatcaaaacataagaccttatataagaaaactctactataacatcatttccctgctttttcaataatatcacacttaaaaatatattgaaatcttgatgttcttaccttgtcctattggtttcaacctttaacttgattttctctctcctccagcttctattacttgaatctaacttgatattctagctcccgatagtcttcttgttatttttctctCCTGATGGCTaaggaaattcttttgatttctaggtgaaaatgataaatttttggtggaaagaccaaattgtaaagaaaagaaagtttctttctttcttttctcccctTATGTTGGAATGCATGGGAGGTTgatgatgattcttcatcttccttttcttatatatatactaaataaaataataataaaataataaaatatcatttaaaaatcaaattaaaatattaataaactaatatttatttaattaatctaaaatatctccaacatcatcattatcttctagatttctctctcttctaattgaccattttgcccttttatgatcttttaaaattctattcttgagtcatcacttaatttggtaaaattgcaatttagtccctcaaaaattttcacctttttcaatttggtcctaatctatccattttccttagtttctagatcattccacccttaaaatatttacaccattggtccttcaatttttttatatttacactttaacccctcaaattttgagtatttactcttggacaacaaaacttttctcacttttgcgatttaatcctttcttgaattaatatgtcataatatacttcccaatgttggcataactcaaaattaccctttttatcactttatttccttatattACTATATCagagatattatcttactttcttactgtagaaattttcggggtattacagcAGGATACCTATAAGGTCTCAGCTTCACCACAACAACCTCATTCTTCAAGGGAATTTTGTGGTCTTGAAGCCTAAGAGGTGGTAGTCCTTTAGGCTCTTGGAATATGTCCTAAAATTTCTCCAACTAGGGCTGTAAAATATTAGGAATAGATACTATCGTGGCCCCTAGAGATGAATGTGTTAGAGTAGACACTAGTATGGCATAAGGTCCTAGAGGTCCTTCTGCCAAAGAGAAACACTTGGAACTCTGAGAACCTTCTACTAAATGGAGATTCCTAGGTTGAATACCACGCAAGAAAAAAGTCTATCCTTTATGCACAAACTTCATGATTAGAGAACTAAACTCCCAAGTGATGGTTCCTAGGGACAACAACCACTACACTCCCAAAACCAAATCACACGCTTTGAGGggcaaaacattaaaatcaatataGAATTCAGTGAACTGCACCTTTCATTAAACTGCCTTATAGATTTCCCCAGCTATCAATATGGCTCTATTGGACACTGTTACTTTCAATTTGCAGATAGGGCTCACTAGTAGTGACAGCTGTTTGACTAGCTTAGCACTTATGAAATTGTAAGTGCTACTAGAATCGGTTAACAAAATAACCCTGGTATGATCAATGTTGGCTGCTACCCTCATGGTATGGATGCTTTGAAAACCCTATATAACATGTAAAGATAACATTGGGCCAGGAGTAGGTTCTTCCCCTAAGCTCAAATCTTCCAACAGATCATTACATTATTGGAATTCCTCAGTATCACCTTCTGCAGCAGGTTGTAACAATAATTGGTATAACTTGAATTTCCTGCACATACGACCAAGACTATATCTTGCTGCACACCAGTAACAAAGTCCCTTCTTCTTCTTATCCTTTATCGTAGCAGGAGATAGAGACCTAGGTGCTCCTTGAGACAACCCTAAGGTTCCAGTTGATCCCCTATGGACAGATCCTAACTCAATGATGGTGAAGAAATTGACCCCTTATGAGCATTGGAATTCAAGACAGATGGTGGTTTGGTTCTAACTTGAGCACCCAATCTAGTAAATAATCCTTGTTTTGCAGAGCCATTGAGGATGGCTTCTACCTGTCTAGTAGTCAAAAAACCCTCCATCAATATTGCGGGTTTAAAAAGTTGTAGATATTGTCCCACTTCTGCTCTCAAATTGCTGATAAAAATGCTAAGGGCATATGGTTCTAGTAAATACAGTTGGTTTAGCAGACTAATGAAGGAGTCATGGTACTGATCCACTGACCCTACATGCTTAAGAATTGCTAAGTCCATCATAGGGTCTTGAAAAATTTGTGCATAGGACTCCCACTCCAGCATGTGAAACCCACCCTACTTTTCAGCATAAAAGTGATGCCAATTTAGGGCCCTTCCTTCTAGGTTCAACATAACCACCCTTATTCTAACATTCATAGGTACCTCCTTGGCCACGAAGAACTAACCTTTATGTTACCTAAATGTTGAGACCCACTATCAATCCTTTGCGGTGGAAACATGGGATCCTTAGGAGGAAATCCTGGTGAAGGGCTACCCATCACTCATTTCCCTTtgttaaatgctaaaattttacccaaataCTACTTGAATACCCTATGCAGGTTACCTTGGAGTTCAGACCTCAGCACCAAATTCCTCTTTCAGTTCATTGAATCTGTTCTCAATGAGATTGTCCAACTGAGAAAACTCAGAATGGAGTTTTGTAACTTCTTACTGCAAATAAGTGACCTCTTTTTGCAAACGTGTGGAAATTCCATCTCCGACTATGAGAAACGCCCAAATTTGATACCTTTGTTACGTGatgatttcaaaattgaaaaataactGAAGTAGAGAAGAAGTAGAATAGAAATGAGGAGAGAGAGACTAGGATCTTTTCTAATTAATTGGTGCCTCACAAATATGTGTATCTCCTTCCCTATGATTCTGTTATATGGAAGAGAAGAATTGCCACGtggaacaaaagaaaagaaaacagttACAAGGCTAGCTAAAACACACTATTTTGCATCAGCAGATTAAAACAATTCGTTTCATTAAAATCCCCCTACCCTAAAAGCTGCGTTGCATATTATCTTAAagcataacaaaattaatagaaattaacgGAACTTAAACCCATTTCAACTAATTAATTCATCccttaacaattttaaatattttaaagttttatcatGTTTTTGGAGGATCATATCTTTATACTTATGTTTAGATATTCAGAGGACATGGAtgcttcaagaaaaaaaatggagcaACATAGTTTATTGTTTGTATGTGctcttatttatttactttcatgtTGTTTGCATGCATTTAGGACATTGCCCAAGAGGCTGTGAAGAAGAGGAGACATACCACAAGAAACCTTAATTTGGATCCATTGTTGGTGCCATGTTATAGGTTATACAAAAGAGGAGGAGTGAGAAACCTAACGTACGTGATGCTGCAAGGGAAGCTGCTCTCCGGTGTGTGGTTTTTTTCGCATATAAAATTCATCTTTTATTGTCATTGCtgattttgaaatgtattaTATTGTGTATTAATGGGAATATCTTTTGTTAACCTACTTTGTAGTGAAATTAAGGAAAGGATTAAAAAACCAAGGATGAAAAGAAGGCAAAGAAAGACGAACAGAAAAGCAACAGAAGATGTAGAGAAAGGGTAACATCCCAAGCTTGGTAGCAGCGGCAGAAAGTGCTAAGTTACTTGTTTTGTTACTCTATTTTTTCCTAACCagagaaataattaatatttctattttgaagTTATTGCCTTGTTGGCcttgttttttacttttttgtttaTCTTGTCCCATTAATTCAGTGTTTTGAAAGTGTTGGGATTGatccgattaagcaacaagtaaaaaaaatagcggaataaattaagaaattgaacacagaaatttaacgtgaaaaaacccctccaaagaggataaaaaaaccatgggcaaagataattttattataatggcaaaagaacgaagagtacaaaagatggagataaaaactaaaccccgaaaacaaagaaccctcaaaacgtaaatacaaaattctctaaatgtgttatgagttctaatctctaatgggtgtattttctaaggttgtaaaaaagtctatttataggctaaattcatagaacaaataataataaaataatctagactaatcagagtttgattgaaacaaataaacagagtttaactgaaagattatttctcaaatttgactgaaataggagtcatacttaacaaatctccaccttgactcatatttccataatgccatctttgccaaagcccgctacaggcctatcttgaactatacAGAGAATTAATTGAGTcaaatctgtgcttagaaactagaagacttctagccttcgacttgtacactgcccaattaaaattaacccgagtctgattttcacgaacatagtgccctaacttttcaaaacctgcatccaaaaaagaacctctcttcaacgaaacgatcatacctttttccctcctatgaccaagttgccttcGCTCCAAACTAGTTGAATTCAACTCCGTAACGGGTGAGGGACGTCTGATTTCACcagtcactgtagaaccttccagaatataaagactgtcgGTTCTTTTACCTTTAACAAAATGAGAACTCCACAATATACTTTAATGtcactcgactcgatgttgattctgcatcttttcaagtctaaaatactcaatgagatgatattatttaataaatcaggtacatacctaacatctgagagtgtcctaattgtctcatcgtgtatcctaattttaacagtacgaataccaattaccttactagatgaattgtTTTCCAtacgcacaactccaccttcaaccgaactgtatgtggagaaccattctctattgggacacatgtggaaagaacatcccgaatctaggatccactcggacgtgagcttggagttattgctcgttgacactaataagaaatcatcgccgctttcatcggccaaattagcaccagctgcatcttcctcgttactctcagcagctcttttattttgcagtttataacaatctgctttgacgtgacctaactttttacaatagcgacactttttgtctcatttctttgatgctaccaaaacggaaacTTGCCTATTTTccttgctatccaaaccaaactcattgtcgattttgtctttactcaacaaatgacctttcaaatcttcgaacgagagtttgtatctgccataaatcagggtctctctaaaagacttgtatgaatggggtaaagagcacaataatagcatagcctgatATTCATCTCAATATGAACCttaacgttctttaaatcatttaaaagagtaatgaattgactgatgtgatctctaagaagctcacttGCGTTCATGCAAAACATAAATAGACGTTGTtccaacactaaacggttatccagagacttagtcgcataatgagtttctaacattttccacaaGGCAGATGAGgccttctccatcaatacctcctgtaATACCGTATTcgtgaggcacaactggattgctgacaaggccttttcatcaagctcttcccattctgtttgatttaaatTCTCACACTTTTTCCTAGTAACAACTTTTTTCAAGccggtttgaactagaattgccatcatccgaacttgccacaaattgaaatttgtctcaccaccgaacttctcaatttcaaaccttgttgctgccatctctgaatgggctaatttatgaaaattaaactagctctgataccacttgttgggaTCGATccaattaagcaacaagtaaaaaaatagcgaaataaattgagaaattaaatacacaaatttaacatgaaaaaacCCTTCCAAATaggataaaaaaaccacgggtaaaaataattttattataatagcaaaagaacgaagagtataaaatatagagataaaaattaaaccccgaaaacaaagaaccctcaaaacgtaaatacaaaattctctaaatgtgttatgagttctaatctctaatgggtgtattttctaatgttgtaaaagagtctatttatagccTAAATTCATagttcaaataataataaaataatctagactaatcagagtttgactgaaacaaataaacagagtttaactgaaatattatttctcaagtttgactgaaataggagtcatacttaacagaAAGAGCTTGGAATTGCACTGTTGTCACGCGATGAAGTAAAATACATCTCTTTGTTGCAGTAAACTCTCCAACAAAAGTCCTCAAAATTGAGATGAACCTCTTCTTCATTTTACTAAAACTGTTTTAATTAAGCTAGCTCTAAGAGGTAACTTGTGCTAACTGCTAAATTAACAAACTCTATTAAGAAGATAGGAGCTCATTAGGGATTAGTAGGCAGCTGCTCACCCCAGTAGGTTGAACCTACCGGGTTTGGGTTATGCTTGTCTACATTGAAAAGATAGCTGCAGTGATCAGCGATCGGATGATGGTTGTTTGGGACAACCATTGGCTTGTTAGAGCAATGAATCAAGGTGCTTTCGATGGTCTCTTCCCCGGAGATTTCCGTGTAACCTGTGGAGACTTGGTTTCTTGTTGCTTGTTCCCTTAGCATGGCTTTCAATTTCGAGACCTGCATTAGGGGCTCATTTAAGCAAATCTTATATTTGGcaagtaaaagaaaaacatagtagtatttatgttgtatatgtcattttataAATGAGTAATCATAAAATAAGTCCCAAGACAGAGTTGAAATGATTTGGAATGCATATGGCATATGAATGCATGAAATATGCAGGGTTTTGAAGATTGATCCCAGTGGCAGTGAGTAGACCTCATGTTGAAGCTTTTGGGTCTCCTTGGAGACAAGATGGAGGTGATGTTGAAGCGCATGACATAAGCGCTCAAGCTCCTTAGCTTTCCAACGAGCACGCCTGTTTTGGAACCAGACAGCGATTTGTCTTGGCTGGAGTCCAAGCTCCCTGGAAAGCTTCATTTTCCTCTGAGGATCCAACTTTATGTCTTCTTGGAAACTCATCTCCAACCACTCCAACTGCTCATTTGTCAAACgcttcttcttctcttcattATTCATGtatatcttcttcttcttcttcttcttcttcttctccataGCTTCTGCCTCTGCTAATCCTACATTCATCATCTCCATACctaaaagaaaggagaaaaaagagCAGTACATACAtccatacatatacatataatcaaataaagaaaaacagaaaGGTGATTTCAGCGAGGGGGTTAATGGCTAAACCTGGAGAATATTGATCATAGTTATAGTTGTAAACGGAAGTAAGAGAAGGGGGTTGTCCAGGAACAAAGGATAAGGTGCCATTCCACTCCATTTTTCATCAGTAGTTTTCTTAAAGATGAACTCCTTATATATTGGGAATCTATGGACCACTACCAACATCAATGGAGGAATGAACTTGTGTGAGACTGAAAGCACAGGGTATCCTTTATTGTCTATACTTTGGTGTGTAGATGTCTGAATTTAAAGGGAGAGGAGAGATGAAATTAAAGGTGAGAGAGAGTGTTGTCGGTTCATTAGAAGacgaaataaacaaaaaatgcaAATGCGGAATCATAGGTCTCCATCTGGTCCCAGAAACCTGGATCTATGTAGCTCACGTAAAGTAGTAGCCTGGATCTCTTTGCattatttgtttgaaaaataattaaaaatagaggtGGCTAGTAACATATAAAGTGAGAGAGTTAGGGCTCACCCTATTGTTTCACCCTCCCTATGCCATTGCCACCTTAACGAGCTGCAGAGAAAGGAGAGAAATATGTGTAATTTATCTTCATGGGATGGGATTTGGATTTAGTTTAATAAACCCATTGTCGTATATAGAATTGAATGAATTCCAGTATTGCTGGTGGAGTGGGCGGGGGAGGCTAGGCCTAGCTACCTATATATTATCATCAGCTGAGTTGATGCAAAGAGATAtgaaaaagtgtttttaaactttttaatagAGATGGATTTCATTGAAGATGGAAGAAGGCCTAGAAGCTTTGAAACTGAACCTACACCTAAATGACGTCCTTGCTATCCTCTTTCACACACACACAAGAATCCAATAGGGTTGCGTAAAAGCATCTGAGTTGAGGCAACACAGGGCATAAAAAGAGAGAGATAAGGGCACCATTGGAAAAAATGTGTGAAATAAGGTTACAAGTTACAACAACACTTCATGTTCAATAACAGACAACAGTAGAACCCCCAAAGAGATTTTCTGCTTTAAATTCTTTTGTttcctcccccccccccccccactttttttttctttttaattattcttttacgaATATATGAAACCAAAAATTATCTAGAGaagtatataatttttagattatttagaaaattaggtaattattattttctaaaaaagtataaaaaagtGTTAAGTATAACGATAATGCACATTGTTGGGACGGGCAACCACGTAAAATAGTCATTTGATACAATGAGTTTATTATAGACATGTCATATAGGCTGAGGGAATTTAGAAATTCTTTTAGTAGGAgtcggaattaaattgtaattttcatcaaaatataaatttattatgtattaatttataatttcatcattgttGAAGAgattaaacacaatttttttttgggggataaagtgaaattttactctatatattaatttataatttctttacttataagaggactaaattgaaaacttttcattttaaggggGCCAAAGTGCAAGTTTAGcatatatgattttataaattttttttatttataaaaggactaaattgaaatttgaagtgCCAAGGCCATTGCCTGCATCCTTAAATCCGCCTCTACATGTAgtattcattttcaattaaaaattgaaactcaaaaagaaaattttaaatgaatgatTATCAAGGTTCTAAACTTGCTCCTAACACgataaaatcttaaatatatatatgtttaaatgttaattcttaattttttttacgagTACCTTAACAATTATGGGTGTTGAGATTATTGCACAGTCGAATCATCATAGAATCCGTGCCTTGATTGTCAAGaagaaaatgatttgaaatataaTGCTCAAGACCTCAACACTCATGAGTATCGAGTTCAAGGTAGTCAACTATGATTAAGATATTTATTTCCCGTAGGCCCAACCAACTCATTTAATAAATGGAATTGGACACGCATAAGAGTCGAGTTTTTCTCCTATAAATACTCTAACAAGCACCTCTCTAACTCTCCCacttaggcaaaaaaaaaaaaaccttaaattttttaggatctatttgtttcatgaaaattgcttccaaaaaaatgattttgaaaaaccaatattttatggtgattgaataaatttgtgtaaaataatttttgttatatttgataaaaaatttaaatcatttcttaaaaattatctttagtaaaacaaacacaacataaatattttcttaactgaaaaatatttttcattaaataattttaaaattaaatttgagtattaatttaataaacaacattagttcaaaagtttttttatatatatataattaatctaagtatgaaatttaattactaatggatatggaataattatttaattaacctGACGATAGTTTTAACAAATTATTAAGTCTAGactctaattaattaatattagagaGCTTTGCTTGGTTTTGCACCATGATATTCATCTCtaatgcatgcatgcaagtGTTGATATACAAACAAAAGCAAAGGAAAACATGAAAACACGAGACTTGATACTTTGATTAACTCTTGGTTAGTACAGTGGaccacttttatttttctgcaaGCAGTGAGATCCTACCAGGAAAATAAAGTAATGGGTTCCTTTACTTGTATGTTCTGCAGTCCTTGAAGATTGTGATAATGtgcagaaattaaattatatataatgttacAAGTGCCTCCCCAGAGCCTGGAAATCAAGAACCACTCCAGCTCTAGGAATTACTTTGTCAAAACAACCGTATTATCTCCATTTGACCGTGATAGAACTTGTGCCGTACACGTGGCAACGTCTCCAACTGGAAAAAAATCACTCCCATCTCTAACTTTCTAACTTAAGAAAGGagttctttc
The sequence above is a segment of the Gossypium raimondii isolate GPD5lz chromosome 4, ASM2569854v1, whole genome shotgun sequence genome. Coding sequences within it:
- the LOC105767813 gene encoding homeobox-leucine zipper protein ATHB-22, whose translation is MEWNGTLSFVPGQPPSLTSVYNYNYDQYSPGMEMMNVGLAEAEAMEKKKKKKKKKIYMNNEEKKKRLTNEQLEWLEMSFQEDIKLDPQRKMKLSRELGLQPRQIAVWFQNRRARWKAKELERLCHALQHHLHLVSKETQKLQHEVSKLKAMLREQATRNQVSTGYTEISGEETIESTLIHCSNKPMVVPNNHHPIADHCSYLFNVDKHNPNPVGSTYWGEQLPTNP